A region from the Arthrobacter roseus genome encodes:
- a CDS encoding TadA family conjugal transfer-associated ATPase, translating into MSTRADGGHRQRSRPAPFQQRGVDSAMVSQIRAAVLADSSPVTDARLAAAVHSSGRLLGSEGTLLAVDTIRAELRGLGPLQELASSPGVTDILVNGPDQVWVDSGLGLELTDTRFADDSSVRSLAARLIAAGGRRLDDSNPCVDVRLEGYRVHAVLSPVSTAGTLLSIRIRRSTVFTLEELFPDGPNTALLVRVLTQVIHRRLNFLISGATGTGKTTLLSTMLGLCPETERLVLVEDAAELNPEHPHVVGLQSRHSNLEGSGAVELADLVKEALRMRPDRLIVGECRGTEVRELLSAMNTGHAGAGGTVHANSAQSVPARLSALGALAGMNREALSLQAANAIDVVIHLVRTPGGRTVGGISMLSLSAGELTAVSALELVDGSLVEGSAWPDLNKRLTG; encoded by the coding sequence GTGAGCACCAGGGCCGACGGCGGCCATCGGCAACGATCCCGGCCTGCTCCCTTCCAACAACGGGGGGTGGACTCCGCCATGGTGTCTCAGATACGGGCGGCAGTTCTCGCGGACAGTTCCCCTGTTACCGACGCCCGGCTCGCGGCAGCCGTGCACTCCAGTGGGCGGCTGCTCGGATCGGAGGGAACACTACTTGCGGTAGACACCATCAGGGCTGAACTCAGGGGCCTCGGCCCTCTACAGGAACTGGCCTCCAGCCCGGGCGTCACCGACATCCTCGTCAATGGCCCTGACCAGGTCTGGGTTGATAGCGGCCTCGGACTTGAACTGACCGACACCCGCTTTGCCGATGACAGCTCAGTGCGGTCTCTGGCAGCCCGGTTGATCGCAGCGGGAGGACGACGTCTTGACGATTCCAACCCTTGCGTCGACGTCCGGTTGGAAGGCTACCGCGTCCACGCCGTTCTCAGCCCTGTGTCCACCGCTGGCACTCTACTCTCGATCAGAATCCGCAGGTCCACGGTCTTCACTCTGGAAGAGCTCTTCCCAGACGGACCGAACACAGCACTGCTGGTTCGCGTGCTGACGCAGGTCATCCACCGCCGGCTCAACTTCCTGATCAGCGGCGCCACCGGAACCGGCAAAACCACGCTCCTATCCACCATGCTGGGACTCTGCCCAGAGACCGAACGGTTGGTCCTGGTCGAGGACGCAGCGGAGCTGAACCCGGAACATCCGCACGTCGTCGGACTACAAAGCCGCCACAGCAATCTGGAAGGCTCTGGCGCCGTTGAACTCGCGGACCTCGTGAAAGAGGCACTACGGATGAGGCCGGACCGCCTCATCGTCGGCGAATGCCGCGGAACCGAAGTCCGAGAACTGCTTTCCGCCATGAACACCGGTCATGCCGGCGCCGGTGGCACAGTCCACGCGAACTCCGCCCAGAGCGTGCCCGCCCGGCTTTCGGCACTGGGTGCGCTTGCGGGCATGAACCGTGAAGCGTTGTCACTGCAGGCCGCCAACGCCATTGACGTCGTTATCCACCTGGTCCGAACACCTGGAGGAAGGACTGTGGGCGGGATTTCGATGCTGAGCCTCTCCGCAGGGGAACTGACGGCCGTTTCAGCGCTCGAACTGGTGGACGGATCCCTGGTAGAGGGATCGGCATGGCCTGACCTGAACAAACGGCTCACAGGATGA
- a CDS encoding DEAD/DEAH box helicase, protein MALHDSLIPLLGGGTDPEQLQHVHRIPSRVASVSPWPEWAHPDVVDAYRMLGVQEPWRHQAEAAEAAHSGQHTILATGTASGKSLAYQLPALDSIHRSAVEDRISLEPSGSVTLYLAPTKALAADQLSAIKALKLPSVRAETYDGDTDQGARRWIRDHANFVLANPDMLHFGVLPNHGWWARFFRRLKYVIIDEAHTYRGVFGSHVANLMRRLRRICAHYGSDPVFIGASATSSDPGHSFGRLIGADVTAFTQDYSPHGSTTVAFWEPVLTELKGENGARERRTVIAETSDLLANLVAAQVRTIAFIKSRRGAETIATITRRLLEEVHPSLPDRVASYRSGYLPEERRELESKLRSGELLGVSSTSALELGIDIAGLDAVLVAGWPGTRASLFQQIGRAGRTGQDALAAFVASDDPLDTYLVHHPEAVFDIGVEATVFDPSNPYVLGPHLCAAAAEIPISPAELSTFGDTTAALLDQLVTQGYLRRRASGWYWTHAQSAAAMVNLRADGGGPISIVESGTGTLLGTMGSPQSHYQAHTGAIYVHQGQTFVVEELNEQDHCAIVSRGNPDYYTQARDVTQIEVIGTSRSAEWGRVGVSFGEVKVTTQVVSFQRKALVSNEILGEEPLELEARELFTKAVWFTVDASLLTNAGILEPEIPGSLHAAEHAAIGLLPLVASSDRWDIGGVSTALHADTELPTVFVYDGHPGGAGFAERGFDAAVIWLSATRKAIASCECDRGCPSCVQSPKCGNKNNPLDKAGAIKLIDVLLRDAPKP, encoded by the coding sequence GTGGCCCTTCACGATTCCCTGATCCCGCTTCTTGGCGGCGGTACGGATCCGGAGCAATTACAGCACGTGCACCGGATTCCGTCACGTGTTGCGTCAGTTTCCCCGTGGCCGGAGTGGGCGCACCCAGACGTTGTTGATGCCTACCGAATGCTGGGAGTTCAGGAGCCATGGCGGCACCAGGCCGAGGCAGCCGAGGCCGCTCATTCGGGACAGCACACCATCCTCGCTACGGGAACGGCGTCCGGTAAGTCCCTGGCGTATCAACTTCCCGCTCTTGACAGCATTCACCGTTCGGCAGTCGAGGATCGCATCAGTCTGGAGCCCAGTGGTTCCGTCACCCTTTATCTGGCGCCCACCAAGGCTCTGGCCGCGGACCAGCTCTCCGCGATCAAGGCGCTGAAGTTGCCCTCAGTGCGGGCTGAAACATACGACGGCGATACTGATCAGGGTGCGCGCCGCTGGATCCGCGACCACGCGAACTTTGTCCTGGCCAATCCCGACATGCTGCACTTCGGTGTCCTGCCCAATCATGGGTGGTGGGCCAGGTTCTTCCGGCGGCTGAAGTACGTGATTATTGACGAGGCGCACACGTACCGCGGTGTCTTTGGTTCTCATGTGGCAAACCTGATGCGGCGGCTCCGCAGGATCTGCGCTCATTACGGTTCTGATCCTGTGTTTATCGGGGCGTCCGCAACCTCATCAGACCCTGGGCATTCCTTTGGCCGCCTCATCGGCGCGGACGTCACCGCGTTCACCCAGGACTATTCCCCTCATGGTTCGACGACGGTAGCGTTCTGGGAGCCAGTTCTCACCGAGCTCAAGGGCGAGAATGGCGCGAGGGAACGGCGCACTGTCATAGCTGAGACCTCGGACCTGTTGGCGAATCTTGTCGCAGCCCAGGTCCGAACTATTGCTTTCATCAAGTCCCGGCGCGGTGCGGAAACCATTGCCACTATTACGCGGCGCCTGCTGGAGGAGGTTCATCCCAGCCTTCCTGACCGTGTTGCTTCTTACCGGTCGGGCTATCTGCCGGAGGAGCGCCGTGAGCTGGAATCGAAGCTTCGCAGCGGTGAACTCCTGGGTGTTTCGAGCACGTCGGCACTGGAGCTTGGCATAGACATAGCCGGTCTCGACGCTGTGCTGGTGGCCGGATGGCCAGGCACGCGCGCCTCCCTGTTCCAGCAGATCGGCCGCGCGGGACGGACTGGCCAAGACGCGCTGGCCGCCTTTGTTGCCAGTGATGACCCGCTGGATACGTATCTGGTCCATCATCCGGAGGCGGTCTTCGACATTGGGGTTGAGGCCACAGTCTTTGATCCGTCGAACCCTTACGTTTTGGGCCCGCACCTGTGCGCTGCAGCGGCAGAGATTCCGATATCTCCTGCCGAGCTGTCCACCTTCGGTGATACCACGGCAGCGCTGCTGGATCAGTTGGTGACGCAAGGTTACCTCCGGCGCCGAGCTTCGGGTTGGTACTGGACCCATGCACAGAGCGCTGCGGCGATGGTGAATCTGAGGGCAGACGGCGGTGGTCCGATCAGCATCGTCGAGTCCGGTACGGGCACGTTGTTGGGCACGATGGGCTCTCCGCAAAGCCATTATCAGGCTCATACAGGTGCTATTTATGTTCATCAGGGTCAAACGTTCGTGGTGGAGGAGCTGAACGAACAGGATCATTGCGCGATTGTCTCCCGCGGAAACCCGGACTACTACACGCAGGCCCGGGACGTCACCCAGATTGAGGTCATCGGTACGTCCCGGAGCGCGGAGTGGGGCCGGGTTGGTGTCTCTTTTGGTGAGGTGAAAGTGACTACGCAGGTGGTCTCCTTTCAGCGCAAGGCCCTTGTATCGAACGAGATTCTGGGCGAGGAACCCTTGGAGTTGGAGGCGCGGGAGCTGTTCACCAAAGCGGTGTGGTTCACGGTGGACGCGAGCCTGCTGACAAACGCGGGAATCCTTGAGCCGGAAATTCCAGGATCACTTCATGCTGCCGAGCACGCGGCCATCGGGTTGCTGCCGCTGGTGGCCTCGAGTGACCGCTGGGACATCGGTGGTGTTTCCACTGCCTTACACGCCGACACTGAGCTGCCCACCGTATTTGTTTACGATGGGCACCCAGGCGGGGCCGGTTTCGCCGAACGCGGCTTTGATGCCGCTGTGATCTGGTTGTCCGCCACCCGCAAGGCCATTGCCTCGTGTGAGTGCGACCGCGGCTGCCCCTCCTGCGTTCAGTCCCCCAAATGTGGAAACAAGAACAACCCGCTGGACAAGGCTGGAGCCATCAAGCTGATCGACGTGCTGCTGCGCGACGCTCCGAAGCCCTGA
- a CDS encoding type II secretion system F family protein, with the protein MTGILVALLTSLACLLLVYRATPGTTTVDRRSASRTVFGPSTKQPATDPHDLPLFVHQLAALLQSGRNPHSLWQDALSVYASADNNVPASGRGLGANVIPVLEHAAQAAALGLSPSNTLIATATACREQKQHHLAGLWMDLAACLNVSERCGAPLGNILARYAVQLEARLDSAAARETALAGPKATVRLLTWLPVFGLGLGFLMGMNPIAILLGTPAGWAFLFAGITLMIVGRWWSGKLVAGAGKETFA; encoded by the coding sequence ATGACCGGGATTCTCGTAGCCCTGCTGACGTCACTGGCATGCCTGCTGCTGGTTTACAGGGCGACGCCGGGTACAACGACGGTGGACCGGCGTTCTGCGTCCCGCACCGTTTTCGGGCCTTCCACCAAGCAGCCCGCTACAGACCCCCACGATCTACCATTGTTCGTCCACCAGCTGGCCGCACTCTTGCAGTCTGGACGGAACCCGCACTCACTGTGGCAGGACGCGCTGTCGGTCTACGCATCTGCCGACAACAACGTCCCTGCCAGCGGACGTGGTCTCGGTGCCAACGTAATCCCGGTGCTGGAACACGCTGCGCAAGCCGCCGCCCTTGGTCTGAGTCCGTCGAATACGCTGATAGCTACCGCAACCGCATGCCGTGAACAAAAACAACACCACCTGGCTGGCCTCTGGATGGATCTGGCAGCCTGCCTCAACGTGTCCGAACGATGCGGGGCACCGCTTGGAAACATCCTTGCCCGATACGCCGTGCAGCTGGAGGCGCGGCTGGATAGTGCCGCGGCCCGCGAAACAGCGCTCGCCGGGCCAAAGGCAACGGTGCGTCTCCTGACGTGGCTGCCCGTCTTCGGGCTGGGCCTCGGATTCCTCATGGGTATGAATCCAATCGCGATCCTACTCGGGACACCTGCTGGCTGGGCATTTCTGTTCGCCGGAATCACCCTGATGATTGTGGGCCGATGGTGGTCTGGAAAATTGGTGGCCGGCGCCGGGAAAGAGACCTTCGCATGA
- the ssd gene encoding septum site-determining protein Ssd — protein MNTAWLPENQTPSIVLISAAEPVRDAVSRVAAAAGAKLITVPGAAEALAVGAPLLLVDVDAPLPRLPADIEVIVVGLNGQETQVWERAAALSAHRAAVLPSAAVWLADYLGRASKPAQGRVVGVAGATGGTGATTLSCLLAHSAAADGLATCLVDGVPLDGGIDGLLAAREAQGIRWPDLADVKGTLNPRQLLEALPVVNGISVLSWTRSLEDIVPEAEPMAPVVLDAVRTGFDLAIVDLGGSQDQTALAACCDTILIVLPARRRAIDAGRNLAKQLAPIPVSVVIRGPVADGLDPQTIANMTGARFAGYLPHQRGMAAAEETGTVLEYARRRRLQRALGGIIAHLDVPAGQTA, from the coding sequence ATGAATACTGCCTGGTTACCTGAAAACCAAACACCGTCGATCGTCTTGATCAGCGCTGCCGAGCCGGTGCGAGACGCGGTGTCCCGGGTGGCGGCGGCTGCTGGAGCGAAGCTGATAACGGTGCCGGGTGCAGCGGAAGCCCTCGCGGTCGGGGCGCCGTTGCTTCTGGTGGATGTGGACGCGCCCCTTCCTCGTCTTCCGGCAGATATTGAAGTCATCGTGGTGGGTCTGAATGGGCAGGAAACCCAAGTGTGGGAGCGGGCCGCCGCGTTGTCGGCCCACCGTGCGGCTGTCCTGCCGTCCGCCGCCGTCTGGCTGGCCGACTATCTGGGCCGCGCAAGTAAACCTGCCCAGGGCCGTGTTGTTGGAGTGGCTGGGGCAACGGGCGGCACTGGGGCAACAACGTTGAGCTGCCTACTGGCACATTCAGCGGCAGCGGATGGCCTGGCCACCTGCCTGGTCGATGGGGTTCCTCTGGATGGCGGGATTGATGGTCTCCTGGCAGCCAGAGAAGCTCAGGGGATCCGCTGGCCGGACCTCGCGGACGTCAAAGGAACGCTGAATCCTCGGCAACTCCTTGAAGCACTTCCCGTGGTGAACGGAATCTCGGTACTGTCCTGGACCCGCAGCTTGGAGGACATAGTGCCTGAGGCAGAGCCCATGGCGCCGGTGGTGCTCGACGCCGTCCGCACCGGATTTGATCTCGCCATCGTTGACCTGGGCGGCAGCCAAGATCAAACCGCGCTGGCTGCCTGCTGCGACACAATCCTCATTGTCCTACCAGCCCGTCGCCGGGCCATCGATGCGGGCCGGAACCTGGCGAAGCAGCTCGCGCCCATCCCGGTATCCGTAGTGATCCGCGGACCGGTGGCAGACGGACTGGATCCGCAGACCATTGCCAACATGACCGGAGCCCGGTTTGCCGGATACCTGCCGCATCAGCGTGGAATGGCGGCAGCGGAAGAGACCGGCACCGTACTCGAATATGCGCGCAGGCGCAGGCTCCAACGGGCACTTGGCGGGATCATCGCGCATCTTGACGTACCGGCAGGACAAACCGCGTGA
- a CDS encoding type II secretion system F family protein — protein MIGFVVFGLLSTALWLLVGQYGRIESNAKQESVVEEFAHGIDDPALMLDLAAAMLEAGQPMRTVLIVLSQPCDPDVRTAIQRAAAALDLGASWNSAWQLASDKAGKQGARVVTELASALAFAGATGAPSAKILYAHAAQFRRRNNRAAEKRAASLGVKLVIPLGVCALPAFVCLGVMPVLFALVPSLG, from the coding sequence ATGATTGGCTTCGTGGTATTCGGGTTGCTGTCTACTGCCCTCTGGTTGCTGGTGGGCCAATACGGTCGCATCGAGAGCAACGCCAAGCAAGAGAGTGTTGTTGAAGAGTTTGCGCATGGCATTGACGATCCCGCGCTCATGTTGGATCTCGCGGCAGCGATGCTTGAGGCAGGCCAGCCCATGCGCACAGTGTTGATCGTGTTGTCCCAACCATGTGACCCGGACGTTCGAACAGCGATCCAGCGGGCGGCAGCAGCATTGGATCTCGGTGCGTCGTGGAACTCTGCCTGGCAGTTGGCCTCCGACAAGGCAGGCAAGCAGGGTGCTCGCGTGGTGACTGAGCTCGCATCAGCACTGGCTTTCGCCGGAGCTACCGGAGCACCTTCGGCCAAGATCCTCTACGCCCACGCTGCCCAGTTTCGGCGTCGGAACAACCGTGCTGCTGAGAAGCGTGCGGCCTCCCTCGGCGTGAAATTGGTGATACCCCTCGGCGTCTGCGCACTCCCAGCCTTCGTCTGCTTGGGAGTCATGCCAGTGCTCTTTGCGTTGGTTCCTTCGCTGGGGTGA
- a CDS encoding rhodanese-related sulfurtransferase: MTINRIVLYYAFTPLTDPDAIRLWQRALCEKLSLRGRVIISKDGINGTVGGELNAVKRYVKATREYPAFKKMDIKWSEGGAEDFPRLSIKVRDEIVSFGAPGELQVDENGVVGGGKHLRPEELHELVESRKASGEEITFFDGRNAFEAQIGKFRDAVVPDVATTQDFKRELDSGKYDHLRDKPVVTYCTGGIRCEVLSSLMVDRGFSEVYQMKGGIVRYGETYGDAGLWEGSLYVFDKRMHMEFSENAKTIGTCVRCQAPTNKFENCSNLNCRHLTLYCSECSADPATLRCPQGCETEGENLS; encoded by the coding sequence GTGACTATCAACCGCATTGTCCTGTACTACGCCTTCACCCCGCTTACGGATCCCGACGCGATCCGGCTGTGGCAGCGCGCTCTCTGCGAGAAGCTGAGCCTTCGTGGACGGGTCATCATCTCAAAGGATGGCATCAACGGTACGGTCGGCGGTGAGCTGAACGCGGTCAAACGGTACGTGAAGGCAACACGCGAATACCCGGCTTTCAAGAAGATGGACATCAAGTGGTCCGAGGGCGGTGCCGAGGACTTCCCGCGTCTGAGCATCAAGGTCCGGGACGAAATTGTCAGTTTCGGCGCGCCCGGTGAGCTCCAAGTGGATGAGAACGGCGTTGTAGGCGGAGGCAAGCACTTGCGCCCGGAAGAGTTGCACGAGCTCGTGGAGTCACGGAAGGCCTCCGGGGAGGAGATCACGTTCTTCGACGGCCGTAACGCGTTCGAAGCACAGATCGGGAAGTTCCGAGATGCGGTGGTGCCCGACGTCGCGACCACCCAGGATTTCAAGCGTGAACTGGACTCTGGGAAGTATGACCACCTCAGGGACAAGCCGGTGGTGACCTATTGCACGGGCGGTATCCGCTGCGAAGTCCTCTCCAGCCTCATGGTCGACCGCGGCTTCAGCGAGGTTTACCAGATGAAGGGCGGGATTGTCCGCTACGGCGAGACCTATGGCGACGCCGGCCTCTGGGAGGGCTCCCTCTACGTGTTCGACAAGCGCATGCACATGGAATTTTCCGAGAACGCGAAGACCATCGGCACCTGTGTGCGGTGCCAGGCCCCAACCAACAAGTTCGAGAACTGCAGCAATCTGAACTGCCGCCATCTGACTCTCTACTGTTCAGAATGCTCAGCCGATCCGGCCACCCTCCGCTGCCCGCAGGGGTGCGAAACAGAAGGGGAAAATCTCTCATGA
- a CDS encoding GNAT family N-acetyltransferase, whose protein sequence is MNASLDDDLVKVWAAGWAACRGHETREHGRFPSAQISGSSSDWQFFALEPTDDEFSDLASRIAESPSLLYVFTDRMPAMHAKASSAGLHVTGTFQSLMTTDMAGQDIEDPLSPDGFETTVTRGDGVHRVLVTHDGEEAARGSVAVVGEYAVFDRIITAPNYRRQGLGSYVMRALTAVVMEHDVEHGLLLASPDGRALYGFLGWLELTEVLMLQGQEPAEADIVKID, encoded by the coding sequence ATGAACGCCTCACTCGATGATGACCTGGTGAAAGTGTGGGCGGCCGGCTGGGCTGCCTGCCGTGGGCACGAGACCCGCGAACACGGACGGTTCCCTTCTGCGCAAATTTCCGGGTCCTCCAGCGACTGGCAGTTTTTCGCGCTGGAACCCACTGACGATGAATTCTCAGATCTTGCCTCCCGGATCGCTGAGTCGCCGAGCCTGCTCTACGTTTTCACGGACCGCATGCCCGCCATGCATGCCAAAGCGTCCTCTGCTGGCTTGCACGTAACCGGAACGTTCCAGAGCTTGATGACCACGGACATGGCTGGCCAGGATATTGAAGACCCACTATCCCCGGATGGTTTTGAGACCACTGTTACCCGCGGCGATGGTGTTCATCGGGTTCTGGTCACCCACGACGGCGAAGAAGCGGCTCGCGGTAGCGTTGCCGTCGTCGGTGAATACGCGGTATTTGACCGCATCATCACCGCCCCCAATTACCGGCGGCAGGGTTTAGGCAGTTATGTCATGCGTGCTTTGACCGCTGTGGTCATGGAGCACGACGTCGAACACGGGCTGCTGCTTGCTTCACCGGATGGTCGGGCGCTGTACGGTTTCCTCGGCTGGCTGGAACTCACGGAAGTCCTGATGCTTCAAGGTCAGGAACCTGCGGAAGCGGACATCGTCAAAATCGACTGA
- a CDS encoding DUF4244 domain-containing protein, with protein sequence MTATNSSHQFQTMQVPLPSCTKDQPGMATVTAIHPQRTNTEKVDIQHREAGMATAEYAIATLAAVGFAALLVAVLASGEVRGMLMGLIQTALTFG encoded by the coding sequence ATGACAGCCACGAACAGTTCGCACCAGTTCCAGACCATGCAGGTACCCCTGCCCAGCTGCACCAAAGATCAGCCGGGCATGGCCACAGTCACGGCAATCCATCCCCAACGAACCAACACTGAAAAAGTTGACATCCAGCATCGGGAGGCCGGCATGGCGACGGCGGAGTACGCCATCGCAACGCTGGCGGCGGTTGGGTTCGCGGCCTTGTTGGTGGCGGTCCTGGCCAGCGGTGAAGTCCGAGGAATGCTGATGGGTCTGATCCAGACCGCACTCACGTTTGGATAA
- a CDS encoding bifunctional 3'-5' exonuclease/DNA polymerase, which translates to MYILVSASAHGTAEPQGVHLQALDDVGHPTADAVVVPLADLPRKIAKLETKRPRWVFENVRDWYPQLLADATDIDIERCHDVTLIRGILRFATSAAPSPYIEVLHSAPLDDTEDALPRQLQPPPPAPDQGTLFESGPTTSGMPLEDLRDELQAQLAAIAQSPQAHRLTLLTAAESAGALVAAEMEHFGMPWREDVHNDILTTALGPRPREGHRPPELERLAGELRTTLKNPTLNPDSPQELLRALHRAGLEVKTTRQWELEQHNHPVIAPLLQYKKLSRLVTANGWTWLDAWVHDGRFHPEYVVGGVVTGRWASRGGGAMQIPRVIRDASRPDPGHRFIVADAAQLEPRVLAALAKDSALAAAARGRDLYQGIADQGFGGDRSTAKIAMLGAMYGATSGEAGRLMPQLTRTYPQAIAVVEHAAREGEAGGVVSSHLGRSCPPPSPRWLQAQQSTTADEQRRAEGVARARGRFTRNFVVQGTAAEWALCWLAELRRRLRTAAGPGPALGKLVFFLHDEVVLHVRDECVEEVEAIVQASAAAATHLLFGNIPIDFPVNAVVVDSYADAK; encoded by the coding sequence ATGTACATTCTGGTGTCGGCATCGGCGCACGGCACGGCTGAGCCTCAGGGCGTCCACCTGCAAGCGCTGGACGACGTCGGCCACCCCACTGCTGACGCCGTCGTCGTACCCTTAGCGGACCTTCCCCGGAAAATAGCCAAGCTAGAAACAAAACGTCCCCGCTGGGTGTTCGAAAACGTCCGCGATTGGTATCCGCAGCTCCTCGCAGACGCCACTGACATTGACATTGAGCGGTGCCACGACGTCACACTGATCCGCGGGATCCTCAGATTCGCCACGTCGGCAGCGCCATCTCCTTACATTGAAGTCCTTCACTCCGCACCACTCGACGATACCGAGGACGCACTCCCCCGACAGCTGCAGCCCCCGCCCCCAGCACCGGACCAGGGAACCCTGTTCGAGAGCGGGCCAACTACCTCCGGAATGCCGCTCGAGGACCTCCGCGATGAATTGCAGGCCCAGCTGGCCGCGATTGCACAATCCCCCCAAGCCCATCGGCTCACCCTCCTGACCGCAGCGGAATCCGCTGGCGCGCTCGTCGCCGCCGAAATGGAACACTTCGGTATGCCCTGGCGCGAAGACGTCCACAACGACATCCTCACCACTGCCCTAGGACCGCGGCCACGCGAAGGCCACCGCCCACCTGAACTGGAGCGGCTAGCCGGGGAACTACGCACCACACTAAAAAATCCCACCCTCAATCCAGACTCACCTCAGGAACTCCTTCGAGCCCTCCACCGAGCGGGCCTCGAGGTCAAAACAACCCGGCAGTGGGAACTCGAACAGCACAACCACCCAGTCATCGCACCCCTGCTGCAGTACAAGAAGCTCTCGCGGCTCGTCACAGCGAACGGCTGGACCTGGCTGGACGCGTGGGTTCACGACGGCCGTTTCCACCCCGAATATGTGGTGGGCGGCGTTGTCACCGGCCGGTGGGCCTCCCGTGGCGGAGGTGCGATGCAGATCCCGCGGGTCATCCGCGACGCGTCCCGTCCAGACCCCGGGCACCGATTCATTGTGGCCGACGCAGCGCAACTCGAACCTCGTGTACTGGCGGCTTTGGCCAAAGACTCTGCGCTCGCCGCCGCCGCTCGTGGACGCGATCTCTATCAAGGAATCGCAGACCAGGGTTTCGGCGGCGACAGGTCCACCGCGAAAATCGCCATGCTCGGCGCCATGTACGGCGCCACCAGCGGCGAAGCCGGCCGCCTGATGCCGCAGCTGACGCGCACCTATCCGCAGGCTATCGCCGTCGTTGAACATGCGGCCCGCGAAGGCGAAGCCGGTGGCGTCGTCTCGAGTCATCTCGGCCGCAGCTGCCCGCCGCCCTCACCGCGCTGGCTACAGGCGCAACAGAGTACGACGGCGGACGAGCAGCGACGAGCCGAGGGCGTCGCCAGGGCACGCGGACGGTTCACGCGAAACTTCGTGGTTCAGGGGACGGCCGCCGAATGGGCCCTGTGCTGGCTGGCGGAATTACGACGGCGACTGCGAACCGCCGCGGGACCCGGCCCGGCACTGGGCAAGCTGGTGTTCTTCCTCCACGATGAGGTGGTCCTGCATGTGCGGGATGAATGCGTCGAGGAGGTGGAGGCCATCGTGCAGGCTTCAGCGGCCGCTGCCACTCACTTGCTCTTCGGAAACATCCCCATCGATTTTCCCGTCAATGCGGTAGTTGTCGATTCCTACGCGGACGCGAAATAA
- a CDS encoding Rv3654c family TadE-like protein: MNCLAPTETARSDQHEKGAGTVMMAGIAFAILLLLAMLVILVQATVGASRASTAADLAALAAADVARGLTPGEPCAVAGEVASRHGVELKSCQQVGAQGHIVDVTTSVHISSLLGSANGRARAGPPPDLP, from the coding sequence ATGAACTGCCTTGCCCCTACCGAAACAGCGCGGAGCGACCAACACGAGAAAGGTGCGGGGACTGTCATGATGGCAGGCATCGCGTTCGCGATCCTGCTCCTGCTGGCGATGCTCGTGATCCTCGTGCAGGCCACTGTGGGGGCTAGCCGGGCCTCAACCGCAGCCGATCTCGCAGCCCTCGCGGCCGCCGACGTGGCCCGCGGGCTGACCCCTGGCGAGCCGTGCGCGGTGGCCGGGGAAGTAGCCAGCAGACACGGCGTCGAGCTTAAAAGCTGTCAGCAGGTTGGTGCACAGGGACACATTGTTGATGTGACCACGAGCGTGCACATTTCATCCTTACTCGGCTCCGCGAATGGCAGAGCACGAGCAGGACCTCCACCTGACCTGCCCTGA
- a CDS encoding TadE family type IV pilus minor pilin translates to MNSTRTPRDGGATRGPRSISGQRGAVTAEFAVALPSIVVLLVVVLTAVSVGATQLRLEEAARAGAREIMRGEDTAVATTTVQRLAGPQAELSVTGDGTWATVHVSTTVDGPLLGWSGWQLEADALARPENTGVTGPGVP, encoded by the coding sequence ATGAACTCCACACGAACTCCGCGGGATGGCGGTGCAACCCGGGGACCCCGTTCTATTTCCGGGCAGCGCGGCGCCGTCACCGCGGAGTTCGCGGTGGCTCTGCCTTCAATCGTTGTGCTGCTGGTGGTAGTCCTTACCGCAGTGTCCGTCGGAGCTACCCAGCTTCGCCTGGAAGAAGCGGCACGGGCAGGCGCACGGGAAATCATGCGCGGTGAGGACACAGCGGTCGCGACGACGACGGTGCAGCGACTGGCCGGTCCGCAGGCAGAACTGTCAGTGACCGGTGATGGAACGTGGGCCACCGTTCACGTCTCGACCACAGTGGATGGACCGCTACTTGGGTGGTCCGGCTGGCAGCTGGAGGCGGACGCGCTCGCACGCCCAGAAAACACGGGTGTTACCGGACCAGGGGTGCCATGA